DNA from Streptomyces sp. NBC_01260:
CTCGACGGAACCAAGCACGCTCCACCTCCGCCATGTGCCGCACCAGACCGAGCAGCGAAAGCGTGGACGGCGGCATCGACTGCTGCCGCAGCTCCTCGTCGGTGAGCCCTTCGCACTTCATGGCGAGGGTTGCGCGGTGGTAGTCGAGGAAAGCCCGCAGCACGTCGCGTTCGCTGCCAAAACTGGGCGGTCCTATGCGATTGTCGCTGGTCATTGGTCGTGCTCCTCATCCGTGCCTGCGTTGAGGTCCAGTATCTGATCCCGTCGACCGTCCCCGTACGAGTGGCCGTCAACCGGACCTGAAGGCTCATTGGACCCCGCAGCCGCAACTACCCCTTGGAATCAACCATCTAGACGTTCCGGACCAGCTGCAGTGCCTCGTTGAGGTTGTGTTCGGCGATCCTCCGCATGAACTCCCGGTCGGGGAAGTCCCCGTCGAGCAGCCGCAGCGGACCCGCCGTCAGCGACAGCCGCTGGGCGAGCATGTAGAGCGCGAGCCGGTCCTCGTCCAGTCCGTCCACCGCCAGCCGCCGGTACTCGTCGTGGAGGCGGATCCGCAGGAAGACGTGCTCCCACTCGACGTCGAAGTACATCAGGTCCTCGATGTCGATCAGAACAGGGTGGCCGTCGCTGTCCACCAGCACGTGGTCCAGACCCAGTTCGCCGTGGACGACGGAGTACTCGGCGCGGGGCCGGACAGCCCCGGCGAGGACGCGCAGCCGTTCCTCCAGCCGGTCGCGGGCGCCCGCGATCCGCTGATCGCGTGAGGCCGCCTCGGCGAGGCACGCCAGCGCGAAGTCAAGGACCTGCCCCTCGCACGACGTCCCCCGCGACGACCCTCCCCCGTCGATCAGCGCCACCTTGCCGTAGGCCGGCGCGCGGTGGCCCCGCATGGCC
Protein-coding regions in this window:
- a CDS encoding phosphotransferase family protein; this encodes MTQNQLAGAARAALGGGRQLEGAERLAGGTRKGVYRLTMDDATTAVAYLWEESENYWPAAEGDDDLTDPFSPGVGLPGVGLDLFEASHARLDSLGLRVPTVHLIDRERTHCPAELAIVEDFPGENLMDLLDRDPHAAEPAMARLAEGLEAMRGHRAPAYGKVALIDGGGSSRGTSCEGQVLDFALACLAEAASRDQRIAGARDRLEERLRVLAGAVRPRAEYSVVHGELGLDHVLVDSDGHPVLIDIEDLMYFDVEWEHVFLRIRLHDEYRRLAVDGLDEDRLALYMLAQRLSLTAGPLRLLDGDFPDREFMRRIAEHNLNEALQLVRNV